Proteins encoded within one genomic window of Gadus macrocephalus chromosome 16, ASM3116895v1:
- the pipox gene encoding peroxisomal sarcosine oxidase isoform X2 — protein sequence MSTEGDYDCIVIGAGVQGSFTAYQLAKKKQRTLLLEQFVLPHTRGSSHGQTRIIRKAYDQDYYTVMMEECYRMWAQLEEEASVKLVRQTGLLVMGPENSSQYQAVKNTLQKNRVPMVILPPEEFSKHIPNVNLSEGDGALVDTTAGVLFADRALRAVQGQFLKLGGIIKDGQKVSDIKPGALVTVTASGGVYRAKNLVLTAGSWTNGMLSYIGLQLPLKVLKINVCYWKEKVPGSYNVQQRFPAFLQVECPEGKHHIYGLPSNEYPGLMKVCYHTGSETHPDMRDRQSDRSDIDILKRYLSRCFPGLDPEPAVVESCMYTVTPDEDFVLDRHPVHNNIVIGAGFSGHGFKFGPLIGKLLCELSLGEVPSYDLSPFRIRRFPEHLRPSL from the exons ATGTCTACCGAAGGAGACTACGACTGTATAGTGATCGGAGCCGGGGTCCAGGGCTCTTTCACGGCATACCAACTCGCGAAGAAGAAGCAGAGAACTCTTCTGCTGGAGCAG TTTGTCCTGCCACATACCCGGGGAAGCTCCCATGGCCAAACAAGGATCATTCGCAAGGCCTATGACCAGGACTACTACACCGTCATGATGGAGGAGTGTTATCGGATGTGGGCTCAGCTCGAGGAAGAGGCCAGCGTCAAGCTGGTTAG ACAAACTGGACTGCTGGTGATGGGCCCAGAGAATAGTTCGCAATATCAGGCGGTTAAGAACACCCTGCAGAAAAACAGGGTTCCCATGGTGATCCTGCCGCCAGAAGAATTCTCCAAGCACATCCCCAACGTGAATCTGAGCGAGGGAGACGGTGCTCTGGTGGACACAACAGCTGGGGTGTTGTTTGCTGACCGGGCACTGAGAGCTGTCCAG GGTCAGTTCCTGAAGTTGGGAGGGATCATTAAGGATGGACAGAAGGTGAGTGACATTAAGCCAGGGGCCCTGGTCACTGTCACAGCCTCGGGGGGCGTGTACAGAGCCAAGAACCTGGTGCTGACCGCTGGGAGCTGGACCAACGGCATGCTCTCCTACATTGGACTGCAGCTACCACTAAAG GTGCTGAAGATCAACGTGTGCTACTGGAAGGAGAAGGTCCCCGGCTCGTACAACGTACAGCAACGCTTCCCCGCCTTCCTCCAGGTGGAGTGCCCCGAGGGCAAGCACCACATCTACGGCCTGCCCTCCAACGAGTACCCTGGCCTGATGAAG GTGTGTTACCACACTGGCAGTGAGACTCACCCGGACATGagggacagacagtcagaccgGTCGGACATTGACATCCTCAAGCGCTACCTGAGCCGCTGCTTCCCTGGCCTGGACCCTGAGCCCGCCGTGGTGGAGAGCTGCATGTACacc GTAACCCCAGATGAGGACTTTGTGCTGGACCGCCACCCCGTCCATAACAACATTGTTATTGGAGCCGGATTCTCAG GTCATGGCTTCAAGTTTGGGCCACTTATTGGCAAGCTGCTTTGTGAACTGAGCCTGGGTGAAGTGCCTTCTTACGACCTTTCACCCTTCAGAATCAGACGGTTTCCAGAACATCTCAGACCTTCATTGTAA
- the pipox gene encoding peroxisomal sarcosine oxidase isoform X1, translating into MSTEGDYDCIVIGAGVQGSFTAYQLAKKKQRTLLLEQFVLPHTRGSSHGQTRIIRKAYDQDYYTVMMEECYRMWAQLEEEASVKLVRQTGLLVMGPENSSQYQAVKNTLQKNRVPMVILPPEEFSKHIPNVNLSEGDGALVDTTAGVLFADRALRAVQGQFLKLGGIIKDGQKVSDIKPGALVTVTASGGVYRAKNLVLTAGSWTNGMLSYIGLQLPLKVLKINVCYWKEKVPGSYNVQQRFPAFLQVECPEGKHHIYGLPSNEYPGLMKHFHGQSGELPHAATRARAGRQATHLVGPGPRRSPFTTSLLFLPGGASTRRPLRLALPPPCRAMPFADLFDTSLKVFGCMSSMEGWIHHSGERDTSLTFTPSSAPSDAIWRVWTFGLSWYMVVASVAHSPSIQ; encoded by the exons ATGTCTACCGAAGGAGACTACGACTGTATAGTGATCGGAGCCGGGGTCCAGGGCTCTTTCACGGCATACCAACTCGCGAAGAAGAAGCAGAGAACTCTTCTGCTGGAGCAG TTTGTCCTGCCACATACCCGGGGAAGCTCCCATGGCCAAACAAGGATCATTCGCAAGGCCTATGACCAGGACTACTACACCGTCATGATGGAGGAGTGTTATCGGATGTGGGCTCAGCTCGAGGAAGAGGCCAGCGTCAAGCTGGTTAG ACAAACTGGACTGCTGGTGATGGGCCCAGAGAATAGTTCGCAATATCAGGCGGTTAAGAACACCCTGCAGAAAAACAGGGTTCCCATGGTGATCCTGCCGCCAGAAGAATTCTCCAAGCACATCCCCAACGTGAATCTGAGCGAGGGAGACGGTGCTCTGGTGGACACAACAGCTGGGGTGTTGTTTGCTGACCGGGCACTGAGAGCTGTCCAG GGTCAGTTCCTGAAGTTGGGAGGGATCATTAAGGATGGACAGAAGGTGAGTGACATTAAGCCAGGGGCCCTGGTCACTGTCACAGCCTCGGGGGGCGTGTACAGAGCCAAGAACCTGGTGCTGACCGCTGGGAGCTGGACCAACGGCATGCTCTCCTACATTGGACTGCAGCTACCACTAAAG GTGCTGAAGATCAACGTGTGCTACTGGAAGGAGAAGGTCCCCGGCTCGTACAACGTACAGCAACGCTTCCCCGCCTTCCTCCAGGTGGAGTGCCCCGAGGGCAAGCACCACATCTACGGCCTGCCCTCCAACGAGTACCCTGGCCTGATGAAG CACTTCCATGGACAAAGTGGTGAACTCCCCCACGCAGCCACTAGAGCGCGAGCGGGGCGTCAGGCCACTCATTTGGTGGGGCCAGGCCCGAGACGAAGCCCCTTCACGACCTCCCTACTCTTCCTGCCCGGTGGCGCTTCCACCAGGCGACCGCTACGCCTCGCGCTCCCGCCCCCCTGCAGAGCCATGCCGTTTGCGGATCTATTTGACACTTCCCTGAAGGTTTTCGGCTGTATGAGCAGCATGGAGGGTTGGATTCACCACTCAGGCGAGAGGGACACCTCGCTTACATTCACCCCTAGCAGCGCACCTTCGGACGCCATATGGCGAGTGTGGACTTTTGGTCTATCTTGGTATATGGTCGTTGCCAGTGTTGCACACTCTCCGTCTATTCAATGA